In Oxyura jamaicensis isolate SHBP4307 breed ruddy duck chromosome 21, BPBGC_Ojam_1.0, whole genome shotgun sequence, a single genomic region encodes these proteins:
- the TMEM201 gene encoding transmembrane protein 201, with product MEGAGELLARCPTAGLGVTVCAAAAGLLLYRIARRKKPTHVTVNCWFCNQDTVVPYGNRNCWDCPNCEQYNGFQENGDYNKPIPAQYMEHLNHVVSGATTFCDPTKPQQWVSSQILLCKKCNNHQTTKIKQLASFSPREEGKYDEEIEVYKHHLEQTYKLCRPCQAAVEYYIKHQNRQLRALLLSHHFKRRETDKTYAQNLCSSSTSITIPAQVIFLRFLAFLSCAFLVLLALYGSGDPFSLGAAVPDSVSYSPAAIQNRTGTNSRADLENDTSVTVAGWRELLQLLPEQMVENLSAAWAYGKNHQMAVAVLGLFTCLLAMFLAGRIRLRRIDAFASVLWFVVMGLHLAERYLKTETPSWLDTAKFGTTSLCCLVGFTAAVATRKSTGHRRYRPRRYLSGDSITLFSNGTGTGFPSSATSLFVPTPPSILQLTNQQLFRSPRRTSSSSLPGRLNRALSLGTIPSLARADSGYLFSGSRPASQSSQSKESPTSDHFSMLSGSCAPSRIPSPAPSVAGSVTSSSGSLRYRRPLISPARLNLKGQKLLLFPSQNEALLTPTSSEEHSHSDSNIFATELSSFPKKNLSEWGMHDRRSAVEGGSICSDNSIKKEDHSSHSSTCVVDTTTKGDDLAGWRGHFGNSALRGLLAVSLTLNAIFTSAYVYRSLR from the exons ATGGAGGGagccggggagctgctggcccgCTGCCCCACCGCCGGGCTGGGCGTCACGGTgtgcgccgccgccgccgggctgcTGCTCTACCGCATCGCGAGGAG GAAGAAGCCCACGCATGTGACAGTGAACTGCTGGTTCTGTAACCAGGACACGGTGGTGCCGTATGGGAATCGCAACTGCTGGGACTGCCCCAACTGCGAGCAGTACAACGGCTTCCAAGAG AATGGAGACTACAACAAGCCCATCCCTGCCCAGTACATGGAACACCTCAACCATGTTGTGTCAGGTGCTACAACGTTCTGCGATCCTACCAAGCCACAACAGTGGGTGAGCAGCCAAATTTTGCTGTGCAAGAAATGCAACAACCATCAAACCACCAAGATCAAACAGCTCGCTTCATTCTCACCGAGGGAGGAG GGCAAATATGATGAGGAGATTGAGGTGTATAAGCACCACCTGGAGCAGACCTATAAGCTGTGCCGTCCATGCCAGGCTGCTGTGGAGTATTACATAAAGCATCAGAATCGGCAGCTGCGGGCGCTGCTGCTCAGCCACCACTTCAAACGCCGTGAGACAGACAAGACCTATGCTCAG AATTTGTGTTCATCCTCTACTTCCATAACTATACCAGCTCAGGTGATATTTCTGCGGTTCTTGGCCTTCCTCAGCTGTGCGTTCCTCGTCCTGTTGGCCTTGTATGGGTCAGGTGACCCCTTCTCACTCGGTGCTGCAGTCCCTGATTCTGTCTCCTATAGTCCAGCAGCCATTCAAAATAGGACTGGCACGAACTCACGTGCAGATTTGGAAAATGACACTTCCGTGACGGTGGCAGGCTGGcgggagctgctccagctgctcccagaACAGATGGTGGAGAACCTGAGCGCTGCGTGGGCTTACGGGAAGAATCATCAGATGGCAGTCGCTGTCCTTGGGTTGTTCACCTGCCTCTTGGCAATGTTCTTGGCTGGACGGATCAG GCTCCGAAGAATTGATGCGTTTGCTTCGGTCTTGTGGTTCGTAGTGATGGGTCTGCACTTAGCTGAGAGGTACCTGAAGACAGAAACGCCCAGCTGGCTAGACACAGCCAAATTTGGCACCAcatccctgtgctgcttggtgGGTTTCACTGCAGCAGTGGCAACGCGGAAATCAACGGGCCATCGGAGATACCGGCCCCGAAG GTACCTTTCCGGGGATTCGATTACTCTGTTTTCCAACGGCACTGGGACTGGCTTCCCTTCCTCCGCTACGTCTCTCTTTGTCCCAACGCCACCCAGTATTCTCCAGCTGACAAACCAGCAACTCTTCAGGTCCCCACGCAGgacttcttcttcctctctccctggACGTCTCAACAGGGCGCTCTCACTGGGTACCATCCCCTCCTTGGCCAGAGCAG aTTCTGGCTATTTGTTCAGCGGAAGTCGACCAGCCTCACAGTCATCTCAGTCCAAGGAATCTCCTACATCAG ACCACTTCTCCATGCTGTCAGGTAGCTGTGCTCCCTCCCGCATCCCCTCTCCAGCACCATCAGTGGCTGGCTCTGTGACTTCCAGCTCAGGTTCCTTGCGATATCGCCGGCCGCTTATCAGCCCTGCCCGCCTGAACCTGAAAGgacagaagctgctgcttttcccatcTCAGAATGAGGCCCTGCTCACCCCAACGAGCTCTGAGGAGCACAGCCACTCAGACAGCAACATCTTTGCCACGGAGCTATCCTCTTTTCCGAAGAAGAACCTCAGTGAGTGGGGAATGCATG ataGGAGATCTGCTGTGGAAGGAGGGAGTATTTGCAGCGATAATTCCATCAAAAAGGAGGATCATTCATCACACTCATCTACCTGTGTGGTAGACACAACTACCAAAGGGGATGATTTGGCAGGCTGGAGAG GTCATTTTGGTAACTCCGCTCTCCGAGGTCTGCTAGCCGTGAGTCTGACTCTCAATGCTATCTTCACATCAGCCTATGTCTACCGGAGCCTGCGCTGA